Proteins from one Impatiens glandulifera chromosome 2, dImpGla2.1, whole genome shotgun sequence genomic window:
- the LOC124924923 gene encoding uncharacterized protein LOC124924923, translating into MEMKHFSHDHALTLYHMAEGSETLCSGCKLPGLTTVYMCWQCQYFLHEQCFEAKRSIIHPSHPSHPLTLLPCSTYTSSSFLCNSCHLSGTGFSYACSHCDFDIHLHCAYTSSQSQPYSNYQPTSQTSQFTYPEVSEAYPPPPFQVQPYHAHVHAENAPVMDAYPSFPQPPYVPPYAFNGHVMPNYAAPANPNLTISSPIENQPDSNTTHVAKHFSHQHALLQSNIEEEDGVLCSGCEHAITESPAYTCTKSKFCNFRLHKSCFDLPKQIHHRSHMAHPLTLLSAPPYKSYNPEFTCNACLKTGNSFLYHCSSCSFDLHVNCAFLKDSVKRDDHEHPLSLLFSSPYEKSKDGEDEVIFMCDVCQESVDSNCWVYYCRECDFGTDVGCINDEIEERGEEQREESVEDDGLTPAERLVKMQNEFQLMQFRMQMNQRMNQSIISMGQSLANLA; encoded by the coding sequence aTGGAAATGAAACATTTCAGCCACGATCATGCCCTGACTCTTTACCATATGGCTGAAGGATCAGAAACTCTGTGCTCGGGATGCAAGCTTCCCGGTCTAACCACAGTTTACATGTGTTGGCAATGCCAATACTTTCTCCATGAACAATGTTTCGAAGCAAAACGATCCATCATTCATCCTTCTCACCCATCTCATCCTCTTACTCTCCTCCCCTGCTCCACTTATACATCTTCATCCTTCCTCTGCAACTCCTGCCATCTCTCAGGCACCGGATTCTCTTATGCCTGTTCCCATTGCGACTTCGATATCCATCTCCACTGCGCCTACACCAGTTCCCAGTCCCAACCCTATTCTAATTATCAACCAACATCCCAAACCTCCCAGTTTACTTACCCGGAGGTTTCAGAAGCCTACCCGCCACCACCTTTTCAAGTTCAACCATACCATGCTCATGTTCATGCTGAGAACGCGCCGGTTATGGATGCATACCCATCATTTCCACAACCGCCCTATGTTCCACCTTATGCTTTTAACGGCCATGTCATGCCAAATTATGCAGCTCCGGCGAATCCAAATCTAACAATTTCATCTCCGATCGAAAACCAGCCTGATTCTAACACAACCCATGTGGCTAAACACTTCAGCCATCAGCACGCGTTGCTCCAGAGCAACATCGAGGAAGAAGACGGCGTCCTCTGTTCTGGATGCGAGCATGCAATCACTGAAAGCCCTGCCTACACCTGCACCAAATCCAAATTCTGCAATTTCCGTCTCCACAAATCGTGTTTTGATCTCCCTAAGCAGATCCATCACAGATCTCACATGGCCCATCCCCTCACTCTCCTATCCGCACCGCCTTATAAGAGCTACAATCCGGAATTCACTTGTAATGCTTGCTTAAAAACCGGGAATTCCTTTCTTTACCATTGTTCTTCGTGCAGCTTCGATCTCCACGTAAACTGCGCTTTCCTAAAGGATTCTGTGAAACGGGACGACCATGAACACCCTTTGTCTCTTCTCTTTTCGTCGCCCTATGAGAAATCCAAGGACGGGGAGGATGAAGTTATTTTCATGTGTGACGTTTGTCAGGAATCCGTGGATTCTAACTGCTGGGTTTATTACTGTAGAGAGTGCGACTTTGGAACTGATGTTGGTTGTATAAATGATGAGATAGAGGAGAGAGGAGAAGAGCAGAGGGAAGAGAGTGTGGAGGATGATGGACTTACGCCGGCGGAAAGGTTGGTAAAGATGCAAAATGAGTTTCAGTTAATGCAGTTTCGGATGCAGATGAACCAGAGGATGAACCAGAGCATTATCTCAATGGGGCAGTCTCTCGCTAATTTGGCTTGA